A window from Zonotrichia albicollis isolate bZonAlb1 chromosome 8, bZonAlb1.hap1, whole genome shotgun sequence encodes these proteins:
- the LOC141729890 gene encoding leucine-rich repeat-containing protein 14-like yields the protein MDSLLFLCARRVVAHSPLPALPANLHPVLFQAAFLDGRPMVLCELVAAWPFPVLNFQQLVGRRELPRDHPCTLCVQAVILAVVDQLRRQLEEPGHDARWVRLRVLDITGLPDSASGRALAWMSGWTGTVTLAKACVEVSKHQREFQRRGSKRRSGAAAAAAAPQPPGVNVHADLFVNGTSYGILRDALQPGAAGLLRLKCRELRAEQLSASAIVALLRSLDPSFLRRVDLRFNNLGLTGLSVILPHLARFPELRSLKLQYSNVDVRRPTPESAIGIRCLAGQLGMLPGLRELNLGSSRLSGNLRQILCDLQAPLESLELAFCSLVPADLAFLSQSFHAPALKRLDLSGHDFSQGLREPLRLLLEETSASLLHLDLRECRVADSHLDALLPTLRRCSRLRFLGLYGNSLSTAALRDLLHRTLELPELRLVVYPFPVDCYKPGPPRSDGDLGDAVDEELLAEVQVEFMRVLQSSGRSDLVWSSNPRGHGALDFFSL from the exons ATGgattccctcctcttcctctgtgccCGCCGCGTCGTCGCCCACAGCCCTCTTCCAGCCCTTCCCGCCAATCTCCACCCCGTCCTGTTCCAGGCGGCGTTCCTGGACGGGCGGCCCATGGTGCTGTGCGAGCTGGTGGCCGCGTGGCCGTTCCCGGTGCTCAACTTCCAGCAGCTGGTGGGGCGCCGGGAGCTGCCACGGGACCATCCCTGCACGCTCTGCGTCCAGGCCGTCATCCTGGCCGTGGTGGACCAGCTGCGGCGGCAGCTGGAGGAGCCCGGCCACGACGCCAGGTGGGTTC gcCTGCGCGTTCTGGACATCACCGGCCTCCCGGATTCGGCGTCCGGCCGCGCTCTGGCCTGGATGAGCGGGTGGACGGGCACGGTGACTTTGGCCAAGGCTTGCGTGGAGGTGTCCAAGCACCAGCGGGAATTCCAGCGGCGCGGATCCAAGCGCCGCTCGGGCGCCGCCGCGGCCGCGGCCGCTCCGCAGCCCCCGGGCGTCAACGTCCACGCCGACCTGTTCGTCAACGGGACGTCCTACGGGATCCTGCGCGACGCGCTGCAGCCCGGGGCCGCCGGCCTGCTGCGCCTCAAGTGCCGCGAGCTCCGAGCCGAGCAGCTCTCGGCGTCGGCCATCGTGGCCTTGCTGCGCTCCCTGGACCCGTCCTTCCTGCGCAGGGTGGATCTGAGGTTCAACAATCTGGGATTGACCGGGCTCTCGGTGATCCTGCCGCACCTCGCGCGCTTCCCGGAGCTGCGCAGCCTCAAGCTCCAGTACAGCAACGTGGACGTGCGGCGCCCCACGCCCGAATCCGCCATCGGCATCCGGTGCCTGGCCGGGCAGCTGGGAATGCTGCCCGGCCTGCGCGAGCTCAACCTGGGATCCTCCCGGCTCTCCGGGAACCTGCGCCAGATCCTCTG CGACCTCCAGGCGCCGCTGGAAAGCTTGGAATTGGCCTTCTGCTCCCTCGTTCCCGCCGACCTCGCCTTCCTCTCCCAGAGCTTCCACGCACCGGCCCTCAAGCGCCTGGACCTGAGCGGCCACGACTTCTCCCAGGGCCTGCGGGAGCCGCTGCGGCTGCTCCTGGAGGAGACCTCGGCCTCGCTGCTGCACCTGGATCTCAGGGAATGCCGCGTGGCCGACTCCCACCTGGACGCGCTGCTGCCGACGCTGCGCCGCTGCTCCCGCCTGCGCTTCCTGGGACTCTACGGCAACTCCCTGTCCACGGCCGCGCTCAGGGATCTGCTCCACAGAACCCTGGAGCTGCCCGAGCTGCGCCTGGTGGTCTATCCCTTCCCCGTGGATTGCTACAAGCCGGGGCCGCCGCGCTCTGACGGAGATTTGGGGGATGCGGTggatgaggagctgctggcgGAGGTGCAGGTGGAGTTCATGCGGGTGTTGCAGAGCTCCGGGCGGAGCGACCTCGTGTGGAGCTCCAACCCCCGCGGGCACGGAGCGCTCGACTTCTTCTCGTTGTGA